One stretch of Nitratiruptor tergarcus DSM 16512 DNA includes these proteins:
- the csm4 gene encoding type III-A CRISPR-associated RAMP protein Csm4 produces MKIIKIVLKLKTPFITPLQSDTIFGHFAWGVVYKYGEGKLKELLKNFQSKPFIVFSDGFDKGKLPKPFLSSYLIPPNFMDLNKKYKKTNFIPKNWIFKNIDNLTDKVIFKKFKEEQFKYEKDKKTTLTLKNSIDRRFNRTSKGLYAINEIFYIENFAIEIYAKFDEGQISLEEIKEVFEFIGMRGYGKDKSSGKGKFGIEIFEDFEEKKFFKPKENRNFYLNLSTMFKDKKLQLSFGKKITKFPKSGGYLASHHPFKNPVIMFLPGTSFLIKEFNEVYGTAKEEVFNKKGYFHSGYSIGIYFGVKDAS; encoded by the coding sequence ATGAAAATAATTAAGATTGTTTTGAAACTTAAAACACCTTTTATTACTCCATTGCAAAGTGATACAATATTTGGTCATTTTGCTTGGGGAGTAGTTTATAAGTATGGTGAGGGTAAGTTAAAAGAACTATTAAAAAATTTTCAATCAAAGCCTTTTATAGTTTTTAGTGATGGTTTTGATAAAGGAAAATTACCAAAACCTTTTTTATCTTCTTATCTGATTCCGCCAAATTTTATGGATTTAAATAAAAAATATAAAAAAACAAATTTTATCCCTAAAAATTGGATATTTAAAAATATTGATAATTTAACGGATAAAGTAATTTTTAAAAAATTTAAAGAGGAACAATTCAAATATGAAAAAGATAAAAAAACTACTCTTACTTTAAAAAACTCAATTGATAGAAGATTTAATCGAACGTCAAAAGGACTTTATGCAATTAATGAGATTTTTTATATAGAAAATTTTGCAATAGAGATTTATGCAAAGTTTGATGAAGGGCAAATTTCATTAGAAGAAATTAAAGAAGTATTTGAATTTATTGGAATGAGAGGATATGGAAAGGATAAAAGTAGCGGTAAAGGAAAATTTGGAATTGAAATCTTTGAAGATTTTGAAGAGAAAAAGTTTTTTAAACCAAAAGAAAATAGAAATTTTTATTTAAATCTCTCTACAATGTTTAAAGATAAAAAACTTCAACTTTCTTTTGGTAAAAAAATCACCAAATTTCCAAAAAGTGGGGGTTATTTAGCAAGTCATCATCCATTTAAAAATCCTGTAATTATGTTTTTACCTGGAACAAGTTTTTTGATAAAAGAGTTTAATGAAGTTTATGGAACAGCTAAAGAAGAGGTTTTTAATAAAAAAGGCTATTTTCATAGTGGTTATTCAATAGGAATCTATTTTGGAGTCAAAGATGCAAGCTAA
- the csm3 gene encoding type III-A CRISPR-associated RAMP protein Csm3 translates to MKLQEIKQISGKIKVLTGLHIGAGNDEIKIGGIDTPVIKNPITNEPYIPGSSIKGKMRTLLEWRLGTIVDGSPTKVNKPTEDKKDDKWIYEDDKKLKNFKIIAKIFGNGATIKNEDIAKDIGPTKVSFYDCYLTKESKEQLMSVNALTESKYEIIIDRFSGTVRRGGLRQIERVPAGAEFEFYLTYMVFNEDDKNNFNYLALGMKLLELTALGGNSSRGYGKVEFFDIEGIDEKFLDNKKLIDIKEIEKELGLGNENN, encoded by the coding sequence ATGAAACTACAAGAGATTAAACAAATTAGTGGAAAAATAAAAGTATTAACTGGGCTTCATATTGGTGCAGGTAATGATGAAATTAAAATAGGTGGAATAGATACGCCAGTAATTAAAAATCCAATTACAAATGAACCATATATCCCAGGAAGTAGTATAAAAGGAAAAATGAGAACTTTGCTTGAATGGAGACTTGGCACTATTGTAGATGGCTCACCAACAAAAGTGAATAAACCAACTGAAGATAAAAAAGATGATAAATGGATTTATGAAGATGATAAAAAATTAAAAAATTTTAAAATAATCGCTAAAATATTTGGAAATGGTGCAACTATTAAAAATGAAGACATTGCAAAAGATATAGGTCCGACAAAAGTGAGTTTTTATGATTGTTATTTAACAAAAGAGAGTAAAGAACAGCTAATGAGCGTTAATGCATTAACTGAATCTAAATATGAGATTATTATAGACAGGTTTAGTGGAACTGTTAGAAGGGGTGGATTAAGACAGATTGAAAGAGTGCCAGCTGGAGCTGAATTTGAGTTTTATTTAACTTATATGGTATTTAATGAAGATGATAAAAATAATTTTAATTATTTAGCTCTTGGAATGAAACTTTTGGAACTTACTGCACTTGGTGGAAATAGTAGTAGAGGATATGGAAAAGTAGAGTTTTTTGATATTGAAGGGATTGATGAAAAATTTTTAGATAATAAAAAATTAATAGATATTAAAGAAATTGAAAAAGAGTTAGGTTTGGGCAATGAAAATAATTAA
- the csm2 gene encoding type III-A CRISPR-associated protein Csm2, whose amino-acid sequence MEGLEKIKKAIEKKDKKMKCGDFEWEVNYFDVDGKIKVDLFSDIAEKIVFKCIKYLTYDDQSNKRKISINQMRKFYNEILNYQIQINSISYKEKKLQKFRELLPLIKMEKAKANIAYQKKNMNTNFKRFIDKNIDYIVEGYDKDLEKSLEKFTIFVSLFEAVIAYAKGVINEN is encoded by the coding sequence ATGGAAGGACTTGAAAAAATAAAAAAAGCAATAGAAAAAAAGGATAAAAAAATGAAATGTGGGGATTTTGAATGGGAAGTAAATTATTTTGATGTTGATGGGAAAATTAAAGTAGATTTATTTAGTGATATAGCAGAAAAAATTGTTTTTAAATGTATCAAGTATCTTACTTATGATGATCAAAGTAATAAAAGAAAGATTTCTATAAATCAGATGAGAAAATTTTATAATGAGATTTTAAATTATCAGATTCAAATAAACTCTATAAGTTATAAAGAAAAAAAGTTACAAAAATTTAGAGAACTTTTACCTCTTATAAAGATGGAAAAAGCTAAAGCAAATATTGCCTATCAAAAGAAAAATATGAATACAAATTTTAAAAGATTCATTGATAAAAACATTGATTACATAGTAGAGGGGTATGATAAAGATTTAGAAAAATCGTTGGAAAAATTTACAATTTTTGTTTCTTTATTTGAAGCAGTTATTGCATATGCAAAAGGTGTAATTAATGAAAACTAA